A stretch of DNA from Chitinispirillales bacterium ANBcel5:
CAGTTTCAAGTTCATAACCTCTCACCTCAACAGAGATCGATTCACCACCACCGGTTCCCATGCGAAGCAAAAATAAACCCTGACCTTCACGTACTCGAATTGTACTACCCGCAATATGAGAAAGCTTTGGTCTCAATTCATTTGCCACCCGTGCACTTGAGCGGTTTCTTTCTCGTATGGGCACCAGTGAAATACGAATTTGGGAGTTGTTTGCACCTCTGGCTCTTCCAAAACCTGAACCGATATTGGAAATAATAAATTCCGCCTCAGGCACCTCCCGGGCTATTACCTCTTCTATCTGTGCTACAGTCTGCTCCATTACACTGAGTTTCGTTCCGACCTCCATCTCTACATTTACTCTAACCTCACTCTCATCAGCTGAAGGCATAAGCTCCATTCCAATTTGTGGGATAAGTATTAAAGCAGAGAGAAAGAGCCCGGCAATAACCCATACAACAGTGAAACGATTTGAAAGTGCCCATTTCAATATCATGCTGTAACGATATTCTATGCCTTTTAGCACGTTTCCCGATGTCCTGAAAATCACACCGAGCAATCCTCTGGTTGCTTCTCCATGCTCAGGTTTACGAAGAAATTTTGATGTAAGCATAGGAACAAGGGTAAGAGCTACTATAAGCGAGCAGGCAAGAGAGAATGCTACTACGAGGGCAAGAGAACGAAACATGATACCGGACATACCACGGATAAAAACCACCGGTAAAAACACCACAAGAGTAGTAAGGGTACTTGCGGTCACGGCAGACCATACTTCACCAACTCCATTCACAGCTCCATCAAAGGAGTTCTCACCATTTTCTCTTTTATGGAATATGCTGTCGAGAACCACAATGGCATTATCCAAAAGCATCCCTATGCCAAGTGCCAACCCCCCAAAGGTCATCATGTTAAGTGTATTGCCACTAAAATACACCAGCGCAAAAGTAGCAATAATACATATTGGAATGGCTGCGGAAATAATAAGTGTGGTAGAGAGATTGCGCAGAAAAAGCAAAAGAATAACAATAGCTATGATACCGCCAATAAGAAGCGCCCATGCCATATTCATCATTGACTGTTCAATATATCTGGATGTATCGATAAGGGGAACCAGCTCAATGTCTGCATAATCCCTGTTTATTCTTTGCAGTTCCCTGTGCACTCCCTGTGCAACAGCTACAGTGTTTGTACCTGATTGTTTACTTATAGCCAAACGCACTGCGGGTGATCCGTTAATCTTAAATATTGAATTAGTCTCTTCGAGACCATCTGTTACCTCCGCAACATCAGCAATTCTTACCGGAACGCCGTCACGCACAGTGATTATGGTATTAGAAACTTCCTCGACTCCGCCATACTCAGCAAGCGTTCTTACCATAATTTCACGGTTTCCATGCTCTACAGAGCCCGCGGGCATATTTCGGTTTTCCTGGCGAAGGGCATTAATTACCATATGAGGAGATATACTGAACGATTCAAGCCTTGAAGCACTAAGGGCAACCTGTATCTCCCGCCTGGCGCCTCCCCGTACATTAACAGAAGCTACACCATTAACCCTTTCAACACGATATTGCACCTGATCCTCAATCATACTCTGCAGATCATTGAGTTCCATATCAGATGTAACACCTAAAATCAGGATAGGAAAGGCATTGGGATCAAATTTTCTGATAGCAGGACGGTCAGCATCTTCAGGAAGACGATTGAGGGTACGGTCTATTCTGTCACGTATATCATTTGTCGCTTCATCTAAATTTGTTCCCCATGCAAAAGCAACTCTAACGGTGCTGCTTCCTTCACTGGAAGTTGAGACAATTTCCTCAATACCCTGAATTCCCGCAAGGGCCGATTCTATGGGTCTGGTAACAAGTTCCTCAATTTCCTGGGGCCCTGCATTACCGTATCTGGTAGTCACAGAAATAGTAGGCATTTCCACTTCCGGCATCAGGTCAATAGGTAAACGCGTCAGGGATAATACTCCAACCACTATCACTACCAGATAGATAACAGTAGTAAGGACTGGCCTGCGTACCGGTAATACGATAAAGGGATTACTCACCGTTTGCCTCCCAACCTTCTCTGCTTTCACTCTTTTGATTCTCAGTTACTACCTGAGCCCCATCCCTGAGCAAGTGGCTTCCAAGGGTAACAACCGGAACACTTAATTGAGCCGGTGAAATAATTTCTACCCATTCTCCATCTTTAAGACCGGTTTCAACGGGTACGCGTTCTGCTGTAGAAGATTCGGTTACAGTATAAACAAACTTTGAGTCATTAGTTTCAACAAGTGCAGTAGCGGGTACAGAAAGCGCGGAATCATTCTGCTCCATAGTCACAGCAAGACGCGCGAACATTCCTGGTTTTAACAGTAAGGAATCGTTTGGAACAGCAACTTCCACAGTCGCAGTACGGGATGAGGTCTGAAA
This window harbors:
- a CDS encoding efflux RND transporter permease subunit, producing the protein MSNPFIVLPVRRPVLTTVIYLVVIVVGVLSLTRLPIDLMPEVEMPTISVTTRYGNAGPQEIEELVTRPIESALAGIQGIEEIVSTSSEGSSTVRVAFAWGTNLDEATNDIRDRIDRTLNRLPEDADRPAIRKFDPNAFPILILGVTSDMELNDLQSMIEDQVQYRVERVNGVASVNVRGGARREIQVALSASRLESFSISPHMVINALRQENRNMPAGSVEHGNREIMVRTLAEYGGVEEVSNTIITVRDGVPVRIADVAEVTDGLEETNSIFKINGSPAVRLAISKQSGTNTVAVAQGVHRELQRINRDYADIELVPLIDTSRYIEQSMMNMAWALLIGGIIAIVILLLFLRNLSTTLIISAAIPICIIATFALVYFSGNTLNMMTFGGLALGIGMLLDNAIVVLDSIFHKRENGENSFDGAVNGVGEVWSAVTASTLTTLVVFLPVVFIRGMSGIMFRSLALVVAFSLACSLIVALTLVPMLTSKFLRKPEHGEATRGLLGVIFRTSGNVLKGIEYRYSMILKWALSNRFTVVWVIAGLFLSALILIPQIGMELMPSADESEVRVNVEMEVGTKLSVMEQTVAQIEEVIAREVPEAEFIISNIGSGFGRARGANNSQIRISLVPIRERNRSSARVANELRPKLSHIAGSTIRVREGQGLFLLRMGTGGGESISVEVRGYELETAQQLAQQISAAVDKVDGVTDTRISREAGMPEYRVVVDRNRAADLGLTASQIGNAVQTAMGGTRATEIRMDGNEYGVLVRLGDDERKNIDHLSRKSVVNSAGKPIPLTSVSSIESATGPVQVERRDRERFISVDVNYAGRDMGSVVGDIRNELTNLSVPSGFAVLVRGDYEEQQRAYRELLMSITMAVLLVFLVMAGQFESFKDPFIVLFSIPMALIGVAGIMMITNTPFTIQAFIGCIVLTGIVVNNAIVLVDTVNRYRREKGMELFGALQRAGVRRLRPILMTTLTTTMGLLPLSIGLGEGGEAQAPMARVVIGGLLASTFITLVLIPVVYSFVEQRKSMNAKISDAN